The following proteins are encoded in a genomic region of Numenius arquata unplaced genomic scaffold, bNumArq3.hap1.1 HAP1_SCAFFOLD_67, whole genome shotgun sequence:
- the LOC141478625 gene encoding olfactory receptor 14J1-like — protein MSNSSSITQFLLLAFADTRELQLLHFGLFLGIYLAALLGNALIITAIACDHRLHTPMYFFLLNLSVLDLGSISTTVPKAMANSLFDTRAISYWGCAAQLFFFLFFITAEYCLLTVMAYDRYVAICQPLHYGTLLGSRACVHMAAAAWGSGFLNALLHTANTFSLPLCQGNVLDQLFCEIPQILKLSCSHSYLREVGLLVVSACLAFGCFVSVVVSYVQIFRAVLRIPSEQGRHKAFSTCLPHLAVVSLFVSTAVFSHLKPPSISSTFLDLLVAVLYSVFSPAVNPLIYSMRNQELKEVIRNLISWIFFKRETFTTSFHK, from the coding sequence atgtccaacagcagctccatcacccagttcctcctcctggcattcgcagacacacgggagctgcagctcttgcacttcgggctcttcctgggcatctacctggctgccctcctgggaaacgcactcatcatcactgccatagcctgtgaccaccgcctccacacccccatgtacttcttcctcctcaacctctccgttcttgacctgggctccatctccaccactgtccccaaagccatggccaattccctgtttgacaccagggccatctcctactggggatgtgctgcacagctcttcttctttctcttctttatcacagcagagtactgtcttctcactgtcatggcctacgatcgctacgttgccatctgccaacccctgcactacgggaccctcctgggcagcagagcttgtgtccacatggcagcagctgcctggggcagtgggtttctcaatgctctcctgcacacggccaatacattttccctacccctctgccagggcaatgtcctggaccagctcttctgtgaaatcccccagatcctcaagctctcctgctcacactcctacctcagggaagttgggcttcttgtggtcagtgcctgtttagcatttgggtgtttcgtttccgttgtggtgtcctatgtgcagatcttcagggccgtgctgaggatcccctctgagcagggacggcacaaagccttttccacgtgcctccctcacctggccgtggtctccctctttgtcagcactgcagtgttttcccacctgaagcccccctccatctcctccacattTCTAGACCTactggtggctgttctgtactcagtgttttctccggcagtgaaccccctcatctacagcatgaggaaccaggagctgaaggaggtCATTAGGAATCTGATTTCATGGATATTTTTCAAGAGGGAGACATTTACCACCTCTTTCCACAAATga